The Siniperca chuatsi isolate FFG_IHB_CAS linkage group LG17, ASM2008510v1, whole genome shotgun sequence genomic sequence GGAGAAGAGATGatttaatatcaataaaaataactgaTGCATCATCATTTGTAAACTACATTCCCATGGTAGCTAAAAGATGTCGTAATTGATATCCTAACCTCTATTGCTTATTAGCTAGCAAGCAACCTAAAACTGGATAGCCATTATAAACTTACTAATATAATGTCACAGCCTTCAACTGTTAGCGACGGGGGTCTGGGGTGTGTGGGATGAATTACCAGTCTCGAAGCACCAGAACACAATTTCTACATCACTAGCcatctttgtctctttatttAACCAGTACTTACTGTAATTAACTGTTACATTATTAGTTAAGTACAGCTACAGTTTTACTTAATGTCGTATAGttaatgttgttattttatGATTGTGAGGTAAACAgagcacagaagaagaaatgcaTCATAAACTGTCACTGACAGTCCCGATCTGTTAGGGAGTCCAGTTGGGTAGCAAACAGTTGTTTGTGGGTCGCCATTAACCTTTCTGACTAATGTCACACCTCGAGAGAACACTGTATGTTTAAATACTTCAGCTTTGTATGAAAAACCCAgaacataataatataattcacTATCTAAGTCAATTCTGAGCCTACTTCATACTCATAATGCATGACTGCTTTTCCCTATTCAACTAGAGCTGCTATCAGATGCTTCATTCAGTCCTGAGTGGGGTTGAGTCTTTAGGGTGGAGGCCTACTAACCTTGTGCACTGACGGGGCAGCGATGGAGTTTCCCAGCAGCTTGCGGTTGAATGGGCCATAAACACCCTCATTCATGTAGTACAGGAACTCAGTATCTTCACCTGTGTAAATACAGTGGGTGAACATGTCAGAAAtgtagaatatactgtattgtctACAAACTGGGGACTCGGACTGGGACATGACCTCTGATGGTTTTGTTATGATTATGTAACAGCCACGTGTAAAAGAAAtcctgacaaaataaaaaaggggaaCACAATTTTATGCTGTCTCAGAAAAGACAGAATGGTTTGTCTACACATATTCACAGTCAGGGTGCAGAGACAGAGGTATTACAGTCAGATTTAATGGGACTACAGAGGACAAAGTCAACATCTGAGAGAATTAAGTAAATCACCTTGAGCTAGGCTGTCCCAGTGGCGAGTCACCACCTTTTTGCCAATCACATTGACAGCCAGACTGAAAGCTGAGGCCACGTAGAAGCTGCTTGGCTGGGCCAACACTTGCACACCGGATAGTGGGCTGAAGTAAGCATCCAGTAGCGGCCTGACAGCAGACTcaacctgcacacacaaagttatagcaaactgaaattaatttattttaaagctaaAATCCATTACTTTACGCATGCTGTTAGTGAGAGGCAACTGATGCGATATTTGAGCTACGAAAAGATGGCAGAGCATCCAGAGTTGCACTTGTACTAACATCTTACATCACTGTTGTGTGATAACGGCTGTCTAGCtagatgaataaaaatgtcCTCGAGTACACTGGTCATTTCTTCAATAATCTGTTGATGGCTAAAGAGAATAAAGCAGCAAGGATTTCTACTTTTAAAAAGTGctgttttttcatgtgttttgacaGGCTTTCTAAATTTCAATGAAATTTGATGGGAACTTCAGGTATAGGCCAACTGGTGACAAGTTTCAGCTCTAAAGTCTGACTAAAGCATCCCCAATCATATATCACAACTGTTTACCACTTACCTGTTTGAGCTGAAACTCTGAGCCAGTAAATCCACCACCAATGTCCAGGATGTTCATGTTAAAGCCCAGATCCACCTGAACAGAAACAGCAAACAGTCAGTTGCTACCcttaatgaaaaagaaagtacAAAAGATAACAAGGCATTgaggaaacagaagaaaaaaagttgaattataTCTACTAAAATTCatactgattaatcattttataataaaatatattactcACCCCCATGTCAAACACACAGCGGGCATCTGACAATGCATGTGTGTAGGCCTGTTGCAAGTCTTGGCAGGAGCTGGGGATGTGGAAGGTAACCCCCACCACCTGGACTCCCAGCTCCTTGGCTGCTTCCAGCAGGTGCCGGCAGCTCTTCAGAGTGAAGCCAAAAGCCATGCTGGTCTCAGCTGCGTGGGCCTCAGTGGTCAACTGCAGCAGCAACCTagaagagacaaacaaacaaaataaattaaataaataaataaatccatcaGCCAGAGATCAAAACATGAATGAAAcatccatttaaaaacaaagctttcccaattttctgtttattttcagccGAAGACAGAAATAATGTACTTCACTATCAAAACAGTAATTACATTGACAGTCTTCCGTTTTACAGTAGTGCATGAGGATTAAAAGTAGCTAAGGAAAAAGGTTTGCTACTTAATAGATCACTTACTTTGCATTAGGGTGCAGGCGGGAAATCTTGGACAACTCGGCCTCATTTTCGCATACAAGATGCTGGATGTTGTTCTTGGCAGCGTGCTTGATGTGTGCCAGCTGCTTACAAACACCTGACAGAATTATGTTTTCTGGTGGCACGCCGTGCTCCAGCACCAGGCTCACTTCCGCCTGGGGGAAACAGGACACACACGTTAGAGAAATTAAAGCAACAAAGTATAAAAGCCCCATCTCCTGACTTGTCCATATAAAAGCcccaaaacaatcaaaaataataataattaaaaaaaaaaaaaaggtgccaAGTGTGTTGCATAAGTTGAAAAGATAACAGTCATCAGCTGACTAGTAATCAATTGAGTGGTTGTAATGTAATTGCCCCAAAATGTCAAGTGATTTCATAAGAGGATGAAGCACTgtgtaaattacaaaaaaataaataaatcaaaatgtgagTCTGTGAAGTTTAAAGCTTACCTTGTTGGCACAAACGAAGCCCAGGCCCAAGGAGGCCAGCACCTCGATGATTGCAGGGCTGCTGTTGCACTTGACTGGGTAGTAGGGCTGCAGCTGTGGCACTACGCTCTGCCAACACACATGTTGCCGCATCAGGGCACCGAGATCGCCCACCACAAACGCACTCTTCTCCACCTGGGAACACAAGAGGAGGTGAGTACACAAAGCAACTGGTCAAACCACTAAAATCACAttgcacatataaataaaatcatgtcAGATTTCCAAGGAGTTTCTTGTGTGtctcaaacaaaaataaaaaaaaaaaaaaattaaacaaggGAAAACATGCTGTCTAACAGATAAAAGTGCTAATGACAGTGTGATTAAAGTTATTTGAAGCATTTTGGTAATTTCTTCCACTGCAACTTGAGCCTATTAAAGGGATCTAACCAGAGCCTGCTCGCAGATGTGTCCGTCAATGACATCTTCAAGGGTCACTCCTCCCTCCAGGAGTTCAATGATGTAGCTGGGTTTGTCAGCGAGTCCTTTCATCTCAACCGTATTCCGCTAAGCCAACAATCATAAAGAACAGATACACAAGTCAAGGGGTCACGACTGAGCCAATGGGGTCCTGCCGGTATGCAACAaactggaaagagagagagagaaaaaattaagACTATTAACATCACAATAAGCTTTATTACAGCAATTTAACCAGgcaaattaaaaatacacaggCATAGGGCTGATGAACATCTACCTAGATGTGCTTCCACTGTTTAAAATCAACAGCTACACATATATGAATGTAGTACCTTTGGACACACATACTATTCTAAGACACGGCAGCTACAATTGTGGCGTGAGGCGATATTTTTCCCTGAGGCACTGAGGCTGCATTAAATGGGATGCGTGTGAACTTTGTTATGTGTACTGCTAGAAGGCTGTGGGTGAAGTGTGTGAAATGCTGATTGTGCTGATGTGTTTATACTGCTAAGGTGCAGTGACAACATTACACTATTATCTGTATTTAATGAACCCAAGACTTAACTTGAAAtgttatttgtctttattaattCATGATCTTGCAGAGTtcagacaaaaaacaagaaaacctaacattcttttttgtttaattagtaAATGAGTAAACCCCAGGCACCTCACTGAGCTTTTATTTAAATCTACTGACTTCATAAAAAACACTTCAGACCTAATACAAACATATGTTTA encodes the following:
- the azin1b gene encoding antizyme inhibitor 1b, translating into MKGLADKPSYIIELLEGGVTLEDVIDGHICEQALVEKSAFVVGDLGALMRQHVCWQSVVPQLQPYYPVKCNSSPAIIEVLASLGLGFVCANKAEVSLVLEHGVPPENIILSGVCKQLAHIKHAAKNNIQHLVCENEAELSKISRLHPNAKLLLQLTTEAHAAETSMAFGFTLKSCRHLLEAAKELGVQVVGVTFHIPSSCQDLQQAYTHALSDARCVFDMGVDLGFNMNILDIGGGFTGSEFQLKQVESAVRPLLDAYFSPLSGVQVLAQPSSFYVASAFSLAVNVIGKKVVTRHWDSLAQGEDTEFLYYMNEGVYGPFNRKLLGNSIAAPSVHKHVLCAEEAVYPSSLWGPSLDQLDHVVERCLLPELSVGDWLHFSNMGACGLEEFSSSQLPVYYTVSTSDWYEMQEAGVALDSAMKNFSMVQYSA